A region of the Cannabis sativa cultivar Pink pepper isolate KNU-18-1 chromosome 3, ASM2916894v1, whole genome shotgun sequence genome:
ATggtttaatttttgataaaacaCTTGTCTTTATTCATTACTCGTCTAAACAAAGTGCAACCTTTCCTTCGACGGACCTTGCCGGGAACCGCCCTTCCGCCTCGCCGTGGACCAACAAAGTCAAAGTGCGAACTCAGAACCAATCGCTTGGTACCGAAACTCAACTCTCTTTCTTCTTTCATTTCCTTTTTATCTTCAAATGACCGGTCTTTTTCTCAAATAACCCTTGTTTTCAATGTGCTCCTCTTgttctaatttttcttttaaccGGTGTATGATCAACTTCCTGGAATGGATTAAGGCAATTGAAATTTGACTTGTCTATTAGCTGTGTTAGCATAATTTTTGCAATACTTATTGACATTTTTGGTACTCAAAATTAGGAACATCTTCTGAAACGTTCTAACTGCTGAAGCTAAGGCTGAAGGAAGAACAGTAGAGGCCCAGAAGTCCATTGTTCTGAAATACAAGCTCAACTACATTGTTATACCTTATTGAGCAGGTTTATACACCAATTATTCtagtttctttattattttctgAATAAACTTTTCTGGGCATTTGCATACTGATTCATTACTAAAGTCCATCATAGTGAAAACCCTTTTATCTCTTTTTCAGAACATGGCACAGTTAGTAGTGAGGCTCATGATGTGGACTAAATAATTGGTTGTATGGCTTTTTGGTTTGTGCTTGTCTTTCACTCTTCACCCCAAATTTTTTGAAAGCCTTTTAAGTTTTGAGGGAACTAAACTCTGATTCAGTCTGAGTGTGAGACACCAAAATGGGAAGACGTAGGCTAGTTTACTATTCGGATGAAGATGAAGGAGAGAACAATAACAATCAACCTCAACCCCagacccaatcccaaacccaCCCCGAACAACCTTCTTCTCTCCCTTCAAGTCCTAGTCCTACTACTAATAATGAGGCTCATGTTTCACCCCTTGAAATATCCGATGATGGTGATTTTGTTGAAGTTTCAGATGATGATGAGGAGTTCATAGACGTCTCTGACAACCTCTCACCTCCTTCACCTCCTTCTCCGCCAGCTCCAGCGCCACATTCTGATCACCACATGCCTCATCCTAGTACATTCGGTTGCCCCGTTGGTGACTTTCTTCAAGGGCTTGGATTAAGGCTGAAGAGAGAATGGCTTGATGCTTGTGTTCAGGGACTTGAACGGTCTGTACCGGGCTTTGAAGGCCTCAATGTTAATGTGAAAGCCAAGCTTTGTTTTGAACGGTTCTTGGTTTCTGATATGAATCAATTTGGTGGTGGTTTGCTTCCTGAAAATGTCCATTCTCTTCACCTTGTTGATCTTCCAGGGCGTTATGTGTTACAGGTTAgcaatcaatttttgaaaagtgaaaaattggaaagaaaaaaactaaataaggTTTCTATAATTTGCTGTTTTTAGTGTAAAAACTTTTAATTGCCTCATTGAAATGAGATTCTGGCTAAGTATCAATATTTTGTTGCTCCAGGTAATGCTCTTCTTATCTAATTGGAATTAATTTTGCAGGTTGATGAGATTGTCAACATAAGCTGTCCATTAAAAAGTAGGTATCAGAAAGCAGCTCCCGGGATCAAGAGATGTCTTAAGTTGTCAATGACAGATGGCGTTCAACGTGTGTTTGGCATGGAATACAGACCAATTAAGGATCTTGATGCTTTGTCTCCGGCTGGATTGAAGGTTTCTCTTAGCTCTAGCTTATTTAGATTATTCTTGGTATTAGTTAGTGTATTATAATCTGCATTAAATCATTGAAGATTTGTTAGTAGCATGTGTTTTATTGTAGTAGACATTTGAAAGCCATTGACAGCTTCATATGCAGCAAATGCatttacattttaattatagctgaacattataatttatttatcatGGTGTTCTGACTTGGACTTTGAAGGCACATGAGCATAAATTTTGTAACCTTTACAGccattggttatattaaaatggAACATAAACATCAACGCATAATATGATTATGCAAGGTAACTTAGCAGTGCAAAGGAACATATTTATACAATGAGTTGTGCTCTTTTGCTTTAAATTGGTCTCCTTTCGGTTCTTGGCCATAGCTAAGACACGTAGTCTTATTATTAGTCCTTTTCTTTTGCAGTGAGTGTTATCCAATAAATAATCTGACTTAAACAGGTCATTCTCATATGAGTTGTAGGTTGTCATATGTAATGTGCATGTACGGCATGGACTTCTTATGCTGGTCCCTGAAACCTTCGAAGTTCTAGGGGGACTAGTTCAGGAGATGGAGGAAGCACGACAGCGGCTTGTAGATGAAGTTAATAAGCCGCCAAGAGGAATAAGGTACGTTAGAGGTGATAACACCTCTTACCTTTTGACTAAGCCATTAAGCTGAACATTTTGTATTCTCATGCAGAACCAGGAACAGAGAACTTCCTCCTTTGAGGACTCGAGCAACTCTTGCTGCATGGTCATCGAGCAATGATCATGTTCCTGGGAACAACCATAACACAACATCTGATTTCAGAACCCCCTTACAGGTGCATCAAGGTAGTCTTCACCCGTGCGCATAGAGCGTACTCAGCTCACTGTACTTGCTCCCAATGTTTTTCATtgattgatttttgttttgatattttgtcatttttttctttctgaaaTTTTACCCTGTTGAATGTGTGATTAATGAAAAGGTTACATACAGAAATATTGTTTTTGAATCATGAGTGCAAGTGTTCTCTGCAATGAAATTCATCTCCGAGAGATTATGTTTATACGTCTCTAACAAATTACATGACATGGCAAGAAGTATTTTATGCAATGTAGAACTTTGTGCAAATTCTTTGGATAAAATGAGCTCATACCTTATCAATAAACATAAAGCGAACCTTTTTATGCAATGTATTTACAttctttttctcatattttctgtttttcttttcttaggtAAAAAGTAAAACTTGTATGTCTCTAATGATAATATTCTCTTATACTGTTTTGCTTCTGAAGTAGTCTCATTACTTTAATATTCAACTGTAGCTGCTGCTACTCATGTTGCGCCGAGTACTAATACCAATCAAAGGATGGAGGAAGACATCCCTGGACGTGTTAATGAAGAAAATTATAATCCCAACCCATCAGCTAATGTTCATGATGTGGAAGAGTCTCCTGATACTTATGTTGCACCTGGTAATGTTGCTGGTCAAAGGAATAAGGAGGAGCTCTCTGGTCGTGTTAGTGGAGAAAATTTTAGTCGCAATCCATCAGCCAATGTCACTTTTGGCGAGGATGGTTCTCCTGCTCCTGCCAGTGCCGAAAGTGTTATTTCTAAAGCACCCCGCAGTGTTGTTGCAGGTATAGAACACCTCCATATGAATTCTATAGGCCCTAACAGCGCAAGTGGTTCGCGCCCCACCGGCCAATCTTCTGATGTCGCTTCAGTTATGGATGAAACAGATACAGATACAGTTCCCCCTACAACGAGATATCCAGTGTCTGATCCATATTTAAATGACAATGAGGATACTATTATGGTTGACTTGGTTCAACATCCACTCATTCTATCAGGAGCCCGGGAACCCCCTTTCACTTACTTATCTAGTTTGTCAGCCAAGTTGGCTGCAATGACAGGAAGGGTTCATTCTGTTAAGGGTATGATTAAGGTATGCATAGTTTTTAATGGGGTATAATGTGGTGAAGTAGAGATCATTTGTTATGTACTTGTCTAAATGTGGATTCATATTGCAGTGCTTTTTAACCGGTGTAAAAGGATTCCAGTACAGGGAGAAAGCCACCTATGATCTTCGGGTGTTTGTTGATGATGGTAGTTTAATCAAAGAGATTCGAATACATCATAATGTAAGTGCACATTTGACTTTCACTTCTGATGACAGGAGCTTGATGCAATAAATGCCGAGTTTATTAACCTTGTGTTCTCTCCAGCTTGTACAGAAATTGATAGGCCATTCTCCACGAGAGGTAATGGCAGCTCTTGCTTCTCCAGACACAGGAATAGTTAACAACATCAAGGAAACTCTGCGTAATTTCCAAAACTTCTTAGCTAGTTTTGAGGTAATGAACACTATGTTTGGTGCCTGTGCTTGTTTTAGTAGGGGCCTGTATTTTTATCTCATCATGTTGTAATTCTTTTTAAAGGGGAAAATGCTTATAGAGATGCATGATCACCATGAACATCCAGTTGCTGTAGAGATGAATGTGGGCTGTCCCGAATCTGATGCATTGTTACTTTTGAGAAGAGTGAAGTCCTCATTTTCATCTCCTCAAACAAGGTCTCTTCCTGTGGATCCCATTGATCTATCCCCTTAATTGTCTTAAACTTCTTTGTCATGGAAGATCATAAGGCCAAGGAATTGGAAAGACATGAAAAAGTTGCAGATGGATGAAGCAATGGTCTCTTTGTTGAGCTAGAGATCTAAAGCTATTAAAGCCTGAAAGGAAATAGGTGATTTTTGATGGGCTTGTACAACTGCATTGGATGAAATGGGTTCAGTTTTTGGCCAGGTAATACGACTTCAACCACACACACATTAAGATGAATATATTTTCAGGATGAAAATGTTAATAGCAGTTGATACCAATTACATGGTTCAAAACAAGAACAGAGCTACCTGAGCTGCACTTATATGTATTGTAAATAGTTTTTGTGGATTTTTGTTTCTACTCAAATTTAGTGAGGCAAGTCTTGTATAAAGCTAGCTTACTGTATTATACATATTACATTTTCTATTATCAAAAGTTTTACAAAAATAGAGTATTTGACACAAGAAAACGAGTTAAATATTTAGTAATGTGAATAAGACATGTGGCCATTATCACCAATATCAAGATACTCAACTATCCCAGGCTGCAGACATGGCCTGAATACATATAATACTTCCACTATTTTCTTACTAATAGTATCTCTATCTGTGGAGCCTGGTCTAGGCATTATCAGCAACTGGTTGGACCATTCCAACACCTCAGGAATAAAGGCATGCGAATAATACAAAGACCTTATCCAAGTTGGTACTGTCAAATAGTAAGCTCCCTCACATGCTTTGTTCACAATTGCTTTTGCAGTCTCTTTGGCTGGCATCATTGGTGTCATGCTCATCTCAACCTGTGTAAGTTAGTTAATATAAGTTTGTATAAATTTCATTGGTGGTATTTGATTAGTTCcaataaaagataaaacaacTTACATCTCTCATTTCTTGATCTAGTTCTAAAGTGCCTCTTGGGGTTAAGAATTTTCCTCGAGTCATTTTTGATTCAGTCAAGCCTGGAGACACAATTGTTATGCCAACCTCTTTCTCTATTTCCACTCTTAATGTCTCATAAAAGCTTGTCACTGCTGCTTTGGTAGCCTGAAATGAAAATTGTAATAAGAAACTATTAACTCAAACCACACTTTAAAAGAAAGTTATACATGTTTCCTTACACTATAGAGGCCAAGTCTTGGCACTGGTAACCATGTGGCAGCAGAGGAAATCACTATGATCTTTCCTTTGGTCTTTTTAAGGTATGGAATTGCAAAATGTGTTGCATACACTGAACCCAGTTTATATCCtaatcaaaacaaaaacaaaaaaaattatatttgtagaCAGAGAGAGTACTACATTTACATTTGAATTCtttttagaaaatgaattaccATAACAGAAACAAACTTAGGTCAGGTGTTTCTCCAAACATGCAGACAGGAGCTACTCCAGCATTGTTCACCAAATTTTCAACACTATAgaaattagttaaaaaaatgtcgtttggtaacagttttgttttctaattttttaattagaaaatgaaagtgggtaaataccattttggactctctgttttacaaaaattaccaattggaccctgtgttttgttaaatgacaaaatagaccctgtattttctaaaatagtacaaataggaccctgaattgattttttgtcaaaataaagtttaattataatccgatctaaaagtgttatgacaaaactgtttacattttttttgtatctgttcgtattaagcattgtcttcaagttagttgtattaaaaaaaaaattgttaaaaattaagcttagggtcctatttttactattttagaaaatacagggtctattttgtcctttaacaaaatatagggtccaatctgtaacttttgcaaaacacagggtccaaaatggtatttacccaatgaaagtaaaatttttatttttgaaaacaaaattgcgttaaccacttttgttttttaattttaaaaacaaaaaataaatttttatttcataattttatttaagtttggtCTAGGTCCGAAATTGAATTTGGGTTCAGATCAGAGGCTGAATTCAGTGCTAGGGTCGTGGGGGTGTGGGGGATTTGGATCCGATTCTGATCaaagtctaaaatattgattaaaaaaaatctgtTTAGAAAacatattgaaagtgattttttttttttttaaattttgattctcaattaaaaaattaaaaagtaaaaacaattttattaaaCATGATTTTgatttacttttcaatttttaaaaacagaaaactgattaaaaaagtgttaccaaacgctacctaagtttatttgttttttcttttgaacACTTACATCCTCCATAGTAGTTGATACTTGATTGTTTTATCAACAAATCTTTGACAATCTTCAACTTTGGAAACATCAGCTGTTATTGTGATGACATCTTTGCAGCCTAGCAAGGTGGTTATTGTTGTACAATTTACCGaaactaatataatattttgatataaatttaatgataaaatacaaataatatactTCTATTAATATGCTTAAATAAACACTATATAATTTATAGAGATAAAGAAAATTAACCGCGAACGCAATTCCTATTGGAGAATATCTGAGGCCTGTGTAGCACACAGTTTCCTTAAAACAGATTCGCCTTTTCCCGTTGGTGCTAGAGAATTCCAACAGCGTCTGTCTCCCAAGATACATCAGAATAAACTAAGGCGCACCACCTTTTACTTTTGGCGAACTAAATATGCCTGAACTCTATAACGTAATTACTCTAAAGagtatttaagaaaattttatagcaataaCAATTATCTTCAAAGGAAGAATAAATTGTTTATGTTATAAATTTGTTCATTAAACAAGATTTTTGGTGTAATTCAAATCAAAGCAAAAGGCTCATATATATAGCCTAAGATTTTGCCAACAATTACTTCAAAACAAATGTGGGATAAAACCcactaatttttcattcacaaaataaaattgattaagtCAACTTTTCCAACAATCCCCCACATGAATGAAAAATGACTCGAGAATAACCAACAAATGGTTAGACCTTGTAATAGAGTTCAACGTTTGAAACCTGCATAGGATAGGTAGGTTTTACCCTTTGAACCTGCCAATGTGTGAGTACATTTACTTTACTAGCTGCTCAGTAAACGCGATGTCTTTGAACTGTTCTGCCGTTCATGTAAACgatgatataccacacacaggAATCTCTCCTGGCATACATTAGTTCTCACTAATATGTTCGTTTTGGCCCTGAACATTTCCCTGGTTCTGCAAGAGATATTCTAGAAATTAAGCCTTAATCAATTCCTATAGAAGCGGCCCATCTTCTCTCTCACATAGGTAATTACTTATTTAAGAGTAACTCGTATTACTCTGCTCGACGTTTCGACACATAAGAATCATTAAAAGCATAACTTAACCTTTCCTTATGAGTACCACTGTTGCAACATGGGAATGGACTTGAGGATAACCCCCATAGTGATCCATCATAATCTTTAGTTGTCCCTTTGAACCAGGATCTTGGGATCTCCAATCAACTAGGTTGGGTATCAACTGTATTGACTTATTCATTCATAGGCTTTAGCCCCATTCctcttgatgatttttcaacTAACTCTCTATTTAACCATTTGGTTAGTGGATTCGCAATATTATCTTTTGACTTTACATAGTCAACAGAGATAATTCCAGTTGAGAGTAGTTGTCTAATGGTATTATGTCTACGTCGAATATGTCTAGACTTGCCATTATATAAATTACTCTGTGCTCTACCAATTGCAGATTGACTATCACAATGTATACTAATTGGAGGCACAGGTTTTGGCCATtttggaatatcttctaaaaatTGACGAAGCCATTCTGCTTCTTCGCCACATTTATCTAATGCTATAAACTCAGATTCCATCGTGGATATAATATAATTACAACATAGAAAATTATCTTTCTTCCAAGCTTTAACAGTGTTGATGACGTTAGTGTCTTTTTCATCTTCTTTGAGCACTTATTCGTCATCAGTGACTAATTTTGCAAGATTCATGGTAGTCAGATAGAAGAGCATCTTCTGCTGCCACCTCTTGAAATTTGGTCCTGTGAATTTTTCTGGTTTTTCTCCAACACTGAGAAGTTGGTTCATTGGAACAGTATCCAGAACTCTTTGTGTATGAGTTTGAGCTGCCAGACCATACGTAATAACCTATGTGAGAGAGAAGATGAGTCGCTTCTATAGGAATTGATTAAAGCTTAATTTCTAGAATATCTCTTGCAGAACCAGGGAAATGTTCAGGGCCAAAACGAACATATTAGTGAGAACTAATGTATGACAGGAGAGATTcctgtgtgtggtatatcatcGTTTACAAGAACGGCAGAACAGTTCAAAGATATCGCGTCTACTGAGCAGCTAGTAAAGTAAATGTACTCACACAAGGGAAGGTTCAAAGGGTAAAACCTACCTATCCTATGCAGGTTTCAAATTTTGAACTCTATTACAAGGTCTAACCATTTGTTGGTTATTCTCGAGTCATTTTTCATTCATGTGGGGGATTGTTGGAAAAGTTGACTTAGTCAACTATTTTGTtttgtgaatgaaaaattagtgGGTTTTATCCCACATTTGTTTTGAAGTAATTGTTGGCAAAATCTTAGGCTATATATATGAGCTTTTTGCTTTGATTTGAATTACACCAAAAATCTTGTTTAATAAATAAGTTTATAACATAAACAATTTATTCTTTCTTTGAAGATAATTGttattgctataaaattttcttaaatactCTTTAGAGTAATTAGGTTATAGAGTTCGGACATATTTAGTTCGCCAAAAGTAAAAGGTGGTGCGCCTTGTTACTTTATTCTGTTGTATCCTGGGAGACAGACGCTGTTGGAATTCTCTAGCACCAACGGGAAAAGGCGAATCTGTTTTAAGGAAACTGTGTGCTACACAGATATTCTCCAATAGGAATTGCGTTCacggttaattttttttttatctctataAATTATACAGTGTTTATTTAAACATATTAATAGAagtatattatttgtattttatcaTCAAgtttatatcaaaatattatattagtcCCGGTAAATTGTGCAACAATCTTAAAACAGATTatctttaatataatatttgataattAGATATAGTTTTGTGATATATGTTTTATCATAAATGTTAGAGATATCTAAAGTTTTgatgatataaatatatctatTAATAGGTGATTTATGGTGGTAAATTATTACGGATTGTGATATCCTGTCTAGAAAGATTGGCTTTAAGGTCCGTGATAGAGTATcctccattacttgtttaaagaACCCCGGGGAGTTCAAACAAGTGTGAGACGAGCGATACCTTGGCAACCTTCCCAATTGGCCTGGGGATTGAACAAACTCAAAGAAATATTCGACGAGAGGTTAAACCATGAATGGTTGGGTTTAAACCCTTCCAGGTTTTTCCTGAGAATTATCTTTAGAGTATAAATTTGTTTCCGTTGTGAGGAAACTAACACTATTTTTGGTTACTTGATTTCAGTAAAGAATGACTACTGAAAAGGATCAAGATAGTAGAGGTAATGATGTAATGGCTGAGACTTATGGTCTGGCAGCTCAAACTCATACACAAAGAGTTTCGAAATCTGTTCCAATGAACCAACTTCTGAGTGTTGGGGAAAAACCGAAAAAATTCACAGGACCAAATTTTAAGAGGTGGCAGCAGAAGATGCTCTTCTATCCGACTACCATGAATCTTGCAAAATTAGTCACTGATGACGAACAAGTGCTCAAAGAAGATGAAAAAGACACTAACGTCATCAACGCTGTTAAAGCTTGGAAGAAAAATGATTTTCTATGTCGTAATTATATTATGAATAACTTAGAAAATAATCTGTATGAAGTATATTTTACAAAGAATACGGGTAAGGAACTGTGGGAGTCTTTAGATCGAAAATATAAAACTGAGGATGCTTGCACAAAGAAATTTGTTGTTGGTCGTTTCCTTGATTTTAAAATGGTAGATTTCAAAACTGTGATTAGTCAAGTTCAGGAATTCCAAGTGATCTTACATGAGATACATTCTGAGAGAATGATTCTTAGTGAGACCTTCCAAGTGGTTGTGATGATTGAGAAGCTACCCCCTTCGTGGAAGGAGTACAAAAGCTATCTTAAACACAAGCGAAACCAGATGACTATTGAAGAGTTGATTATTTGACTTCGTATTGAAGAAGGTAACAAGAACTCTGAGAAGAAAAGTTATAGTGAGGAGGTGGCTAAAGCCAATCTGATGGAGCAAGGTCAAAACTCCAAAGGGAAGAAAAACTTTAAACCCAATAATAAAGGGGTAAAGTTGGGACCGAAATGTGGTATCACCAAGAAGCAGTCCAAATTCATTGGTAAGTGCTTTAACTGTAATAAGTTGGGTCATAAGTCTGTAGATTGTAGATTGCCAAAAAAGAATAACAATTGTGAAGCCAATATGGTAAAAGACATGTCTAAAGATGATGATATACATCTATCGGCAATGGTCTCAGAAGTAAACCTAGTGAAGTCTAATCCAAGAGAATGGTTGATTGACACTGGTTCTACTCGCCATATATGCTCAGACAAGAGTATGTTCAAATCTCTTGAACAAGTGAATAATGGAGAAAAACTCTTTATGGGAAACTCTGCCACGTTTGAGATAATGGGTCAAGGTAAAGTGATCCTGAAAATGACTTCTGGAAAGGAACTGACTCTCAACAACGTGTTGTATGTACCAGAAATTCGTAAGAATCGTGTTTACTCAAAAGTGAACCAGATACAAGATTCTTACGAATTTCTAGTACATACAACACGTTGTTGAGAGTCAATTTCTTTCCAGAAGTCATTTTCAGGATCACTTTACCTTGACCAATTATCTCAGACGTGGCAGAGTTTCCCATAAAGAGCTTCTCTCCATTATTCACTTGTTCAAGAGATTTGAATATACTCTTGTCTGAGCATATATGGCGAGTAGAACCAGTGTCAATCAACCATTCTCTTAGATTAGACTTCACTAGGTTTACTTCTAAGACCATTACCGAAAGATGTATATCATCATCTTTAGACATGTCTTTTATCATATTAGCTTCACGATTGTTATTCTTTTTGGGCAGTCTACAGTCTACAGACTTGTGACCCAACTTATTACAGTTAAAGCACTTACTAAGGAATTTGGACTGCTTCTTGGTGATACCACATTTCGGTCCCAACTTTACCCCTTTATTATTGGGTTTAAAGTTTTTCTTCCCTTTGGAGTTTTGACCTTGCTCCATCAGATTGGCTTTAGCCACCACCTGACTATAACCAGAGTTCTTGTTACCTTCTTCGATATGGTCGAATAATCAACTCTTCAATAGTCCTCTGTTTTCGCTTGTGTTTAAGATAGCTTTTGTACTCCTTCCACGAAGGGGGTAGCTTCTCAATCATAACAG
Encoded here:
- the LOC115708746 gene encoding recQ-mediated genome instability protein 1 isoform X1, which codes for MGRRRLVYYSDEDEGENNNNQPQPQTQSQTHPEQPSSLPSSPSPTTNNEAHVSPLEISDDGDFVEVSDDDEEFIDVSDNLSPPSPPSPPAPAPHSDHHMPHPSTFGCPVGDFLQGLGLRLKREWLDACVQGLERSVPGFEGLNVNVKAKLCFERFLVSDMNQFGGGLLPENVHSLHLVDLPGRYVLQVDEIVNISCPLKSRYQKAAPGIKRCLKLSMTDGVQRVFGMEYRPIKDLDALSPAGLKVVICNVHVRHGLLMLVPETFEVLGGLVQEMEEARQRLVDEVNKPPRGIRTRNRELPPLRTRATLAAWSSSNDHVPGNNHNTTSDFRTPLQVHQAAATHVAPSTNTNQRMEEDIPGRVNEENYNPNPSANVHDVEESPDTYVAPGNVAGQRNKEELSGRVSGENFSRNPSANVTFGEDGSPAPASAESVISKAPRSVVAGIEHLHMNSIGPNSASGSRPTGQSSDVASVMDETDTDTVPPTTRYPVSDPYLNDNEDTIMVDLVQHPLILSGAREPPFTYLSSLSAKLAAMTGRVHSVKGMIKCFLTGVKGFQYREKATYDLRVFVDDGSLIKEIRIHHNLVQKLIGHSPREVMAALASPDTGIVNNIKETLRNFQNFLASFEGKMLIEMHDHHEHPVAVEMNVGCPESDALLLLRRVKSSFSSPQTRSLPVDPIDLSP
- the LOC115708746 gene encoding recQ-mediated genome instability protein 1 isoform X2; its protein translation is MGRRRLVYYSDEDEGENNNNQPQPQTQSQTHPEQPSSLPSSPSPTTNNEAHVSPLEISDDGDFVEVSDDDEEFIDVSDNLSPPSPPSPPAPAPHSDHHMPHPSTFGCPVGDFLQGLGLRLKREWLDACVQGLERSVPGFEGLNVNVKAKLCFERFLVSDMNQFGGGLLPENVHSLHLVDLPGRYVLQVDEIVNISCPLKSRYQKAAPGIKRCLKLSMTDGVQRVFGMEYRPIKDLDALSPAGLKVVICNVHVRHGLLMLVPETFEVLGGLVQEMEEARQRLVDEVNKPPRGIRTRNRELPPLRTRATLAAWSSSNDHVPGNNHNTTSDFRTPLQVHQAAATHVAPSTNTNQRMEEDIPGRVNEENYNPNPSANVHDVEESPDTYVAPGNVAGQRNKEELSGRVSGENFSRNPSANVTFGEDGSPAPASAESVISKAPRSVVAVMDETDTDTVPPTTRYPVSDPYLNDNEDTIMVDLVQHPLILSGAREPPFTYLSSLSAKLAAMTGRVHSVKGMIKCFLTGVKGFQYREKATYDLRVFVDDGSLIKEIRIHHNLVQKLIGHSPREVMAALASPDTGIVNNIKETLRNFQNFLASFEGKMLIEMHDHHEHPVAVEMNVGCPESDALLLLRRVKSSFSSPQTRSLPVDPIDLSP
- the LOC115708746 gene encoding recQ-mediated genome instability protein 1 isoform X3, with the translated sequence MGRRRLVYYSDEDEGENNNNQPQPQTQSQTHPEQPSSLPSSPSPTTNNEAHVSPLEISDDGDFVEVSDDDEEFIDVSDNLSPPSPPSPPAPAPHSDHHMPHPSTFGCPVGDFLQGLGLRLKREWLDACVQGLERSVPGFEGLNVNVKAKLCFERFLVSDMNQFGGGLLPENVHSLHLVDLPGRYVLQVDEIVNISCPLKSRYQKAAPGIKRCLKLSMTDGVQRVFGMEYRPIKDLDALSPAGLKVVICNVHVRHGLLMLVPETFEVLGGLVQEMEEARQRLVDEVNKPPRGIRTRNRELPPLRTRATLAAWSSSNDHVPGNNHNTTSDFRTPLQVHQAAATHVAPSTNTNQRMEEDIPGRVNEENYNPNPSANVHDVEESPDTYVAPGNVAGQRNKEELSGRVSGENFSRNPSANVTFGEDGSPAPASAESVISKAPRSVVADTDTVPPTTRYPVSDPYLNDNEDTIMVDLVQHPLILSGAREPPFTYLSSLSAKLAAMTGRVHSVKGMIKCFLTGVKGFQYREKATYDLRVFVDDGSLIKEIRIHHNLVQKLIGHSPREVMAALASPDTGIVNNIKETLRNFQNFLASFEGKMLIEMHDHHEHPVAVEMNVGCPESDALLLLRRVKSSFSSPQTRSLPVDPIDLSP
- the LOC115708746 gene encoding recQ-mediated genome instability protein 1 isoform X4 translates to MPHPSTFGCPVGDFLQGLGLRLKREWLDACVQGLERSVPGFEGLNVNVKAKLCFERFLVSDMNQFGGGLLPENVHSLHLVDLPGRYVLQVDEIVNISCPLKSRYQKAAPGIKRCLKLSMTDGVQRVFGMEYRPIKDLDALSPAGLKVVICNVHVRHGLLMLVPETFEVLGGLVQEMEEARQRLVDEVNKPPRGIRTRNRELPPLRTRATLAAWSSSNDHVPGNNHNTTSDFRTPLQVHQAAATHVAPSTNTNQRMEEDIPGRVNEENYNPNPSANVHDVEESPDTYVAPGNVAGQRNKEELSGRVSGENFSRNPSANVTFGEDGSPAPASAESVISKAPRSVVAGIEHLHMNSIGPNSASGSRPTGQSSDVASVMDETDTDTVPPTTRYPVSDPYLNDNEDTIMVDLVQHPLILSGAREPPFTYLSSLSAKLAAMTGRVHSVKGMIKCFLTGVKGFQYREKATYDLRVFVDDGSLIKEIRIHHNLVQKLIGHSPREVMAALASPDTGIVNNIKETLRNFQNFLASFEGKMLIEMHDHHEHPVAVEMNVGCPESDALLLLRRVKSSFSSPQTRSLPVDPIDLSP
- the LOC115708746 gene encoding recQ-mediated genome instability protein 1 isoform X5, encoding MPHPSTFGCPVGDFLQGLGLRLKREWLDACVQGLERSVPGFEGLNVNVKAKLCFERFLVSDMNQFGGGLLPENVHSLHLVDLPGRYVLQVDEIVNISCPLKSRYQKAAPGIKRCLKLSMTDGVQRVFGMEYRPIKDLDALSPAGLKVVICNVHVRHGLLMLVPETFEVLGGLVQEMEEARQRLVDEVNKPPRGIRTRNRELPPLRTRATLAAWSSSNDHVPGNNHNTTSDFRTPLQVHQAAATHVAPSTNTNQRMEEDIPGRVNEENYNPNPSANVHDVEESPDTYVAPGNVAGQRNKEELSGRVSGENFSRNPSANVTFGEDGSPAPASAESVISKAPRSVVADTDTVPPTTRYPVSDPYLNDNEDTIMVDLVQHPLILSGAREPPFTYLSSLSAKLAAMTGRVHSVKGMIKCFLTGVKGFQYREKATYDLRVFVDDGSLIKEIRIHHNLVQKLIGHSPREVMAALASPDTGIVNNIKETLRNFQNFLASFEGKMLIEMHDHHEHPVAVEMNVGCPESDALLLLRRVKSSFSSPQTRSLPVDPIDLSP
- the LOC115708747 gene encoding 11-beta-hydroxysteroid dehydrogenase A-like; the protein is MTRGKFLTPRGTLELDQEMRDVEMSMTPMMPAKETAKAIVNKACEGAYYLTVPTWIRSLYYSHAFIPEVLEWSNQLLIMPRPGSTDRDTISKKIVEVLYVFRPCLQPGIVEYLDIGDNGHMSYSHY